The Enterobacter mori genomic interval AAATACGCTATCGTTGTCCAGAGTGGTTACCCGCACGCCATCGCGATCCGTGTGATTTTCCTGATCGAGGTAGCTGTAGATCACCTGAGCTTGAGGCTCAATTTTCCAGGTACGTTCGTTTTCTGACTGAATAACCCACGCATGACCAACTTCTAAAGATGCGGCGAAGCCTTCGCTATCGTAATCTTCGTCATTACGGTTGCTGGTCACCTTGTTGTTGTACCAGCTGTAGGCCGCCCAGGTATCCACGTAGCTGCCGAGACGTAAGTTCTCATCTTCCTGCCAGGTTGCATACAGGCCGATGTTAAAGCCGTCGACTTTACCCTGTGCATCACGCACGTTGTGCTTCGCGTCAGAGTGAGTTTTCGCCTGACCTGCACCGAACATGCCACCGGCACGCAGAATACCGTTGTCCATCGGCTTGCTCATGAAATCACTACCGATTTGCATAACGGTAGTCGTGGTGTCGTAGCTGACTTTGTCCCCGCCTGCATCGTTTTCGTGATAGCGTCCTTTAACGTACATCCAGGTATTAAGTTCGTCTTTATTACGGAAGGTGATCTGGTCGCGGTCATCACGCTTATGCAGGAACATTCCCTGTGCGGCAAGGTAGTTGCCTAAGTAAGCACCGACTTCGGGTGCCATGACTTCTGGAGTATTACTGCCACCGTTGTCAGTGTTGCCACCGTTGTCAGTGTTGCCGCCGTCGTCCGTGTTGCCGCCGTTGTCAGTGTTGCCACCGTCGTCAGTGTTGCCTCCATCGTCAGTGTTGCCACCGTCGTCGGTATTGCCGCCATCATCAGTGTTACCGCCGCCGTCGGTATTGCCGCCATCATCAGGCTTATCACCATCGTCGGTATCATCAGCAGGATCGTCGGAAGGCGTAGCTTTAGACTCCAGATACCAGTTGCCGTCAGCATGCTGATAAAGATTGTATTCGTACGCACCTGCTACCACCGGTTTCGCCAGCATGAACTGTGCTTCAGAGCTGCCGCCAACGCTGACGATTTCCATGCCGTTAACGGTTTGAGCACCAAGCCCGCCCATGTTGTTGATGGTGACGTCTGACTGTCCGAAGCTGCTGCCCGTAATCGAAAGATGATCGGTCGGGGCATTATCGGCACCGACTTCGCTGTTCATCACAATCTGGCTACCAGCGGAACCGGTGTAGTCGCCAACAATGTTGAAGTTATTGCCGACGCTGTTATTGGCAGCGCTCAGCAGCAGCGTGCCGCCATTGGTCACGTTGCCATTAATGGTATCTACGCCAGATACACTCAGCGTCGAATTCCCCTGCACCGCATTCCACGCGGCCAGCGTGCCACCGTTGAGAATAGCGATATTTTCGTTAACCTCGCCCGCAGAGGCGAACGTTGCGCCATTATCGATGGTAACGGTCGCATTGCTCCCCTTGACACCGAGTTTGGCACCCGCAGCCACGAGCGTCGTGCCGCCGCGAAGCACGGTATCACCGGTGTAGCTATTATTTCCAGACAGCGTCAGGGTATTCGCATCATGCTTCTCAACGTTTCCGCTGCCGGTCATGTTGGTGGCAAACGTAAAATCGCTGCCCTGGTTAAAGACCACGGTACCGTTGTTTGTAAGACCGCCACTGAGCGTCGCTGTCTCCAGTCCATTGCCGAGCTCAAGCGTGGCGCTTTCCGCAACCAGCGTGTTTCCATTATTCTTCACGTCACCGGAGAGGATCAGATCACCGCTTTTTACCTGCAGGGTGTCGCCGGTGCCGATGATGTCAATGTCACCTGACAGTGCCCAGCTATCGCCATTCATGGTAACGGAAGCAAATCCATCTCCTTCATTTAGGCCGATGAAATTGCTGTCTTCGGTGCCTGTTCCTTCCAGACTCAGGGTGTTTCCGGTGGAAAGGGTCGAGATGACATCGCCGGTCAGGGAAGAGCCAGTATCCAGTACCAGCGTATTGTTTTTGCTACTTGCAAACATAATGGCAGAGTCATCACCGCCCAGAACACCGCTGTTGTTAATATCGATTTTTGCGTCGCCGGTGACGTTGATCCCGCTATGGCTTCCATGAATAGAGCCCGTGTTAGTAAATTTTGTATTACCGCCGTTTATCGCAACACCATCACCATCTGTACCAATAATAGTTCCTGCGTTATTGGCCGCTATACCCACTTCCGAGCTTAAACCTGTTTTACCTGTGATAAAGCCGGTAGACGTGTTTTTGATATTAACGGAAGAAGAAGCCTCACCAATGAGAATCCCTTTTTCGAAACCAGTAATATTTCCTTCGTTAATTATATCGCCTTGCATTGAGACGACATTAACGGAAATTCCCGTAGTGGAGGAGATGGTCGCACCAGATTTATTATCCACAACCAGGCGTTGGGCACCCGTATCAATATCTAAACCGTTTCCTTTTCCCGATATATTACCCAGGTTCGTTATCGAGTTGACATGAATCCCCGTGGCGTTAACTGCCGCAGAAGGCCCCGCAGAGGAAATAGTAACATCTTTATTAATAATATATTCAGCGTCAGTAGAGAAATCTTGCGGAACAGAGGTGGATTGGTCAATTGTGCCAGCAGAGGTCATCATGGGGGTAAATATCAGTAAGGCCGGAAATATTTTTCCAAGGCTTATCGTGGTGCTATTTAAAGCGAATATCTTATTACTCATATACACATCCATTTGAAAGGTAAGGCGATAGACAAAAAAGTAAAAATTGTCTTTTGTCTTCGTGCAAATGCGTTGGCTCATCAGAAGCAAACGTAAAATTATTATTTTTTCAATGTGTTGTGTATATTTCGTTTTATTTCAAGTGGTATTTAAAATTTCTTAATATGTTGATGTGAATGATCAATGGAGGGATAGCAATTCATGACTTCAATGTGTTTATGGGGGGACAACCCTGTGCCCCGCAGGCGTGGGGCGGTGGGTAGCAATACTTGCTTTTTTCATCCGTGCAGTCCCGGAGTGCTTTCGGCTGACAGCGTAACTGTCTACACTCTCAGATACATGATAAGAAGACGTGAAAAACAGGTTAATTGATGATCTTAATTATTTATGCGCACCCGTATCCGCAGCACTCGCATGCGAATAGGCGGATGCTGGAGCAGGTAAGGACGCTTGATAACGTAGAGATACGTTCCCTCTATCAACTCTATCCTGATTTTAATATCGATATCGCCGCCGAACAGGAGGCGCTTTCCCGTGCCGATCTGATTATCTGGCAGCATCCCATGCAGTGGTACAGCACGCCTCCGCTGTTGAAGCTGTGGATCGATAAAGTCTTCTCTCACGGTTGGGCGTATGGCCATAACGGTCATGCGCTGAAGGGGAAAAGCCTGATGTGGGCCGTGACTACCGGCGGCGGTGAAAGCCACTTTGATATTGGCTCATTCCCCGGATTTGAGGTGCTGGCGCAGCCGCTACAGGCGACCGCGCTCTATTGTGGTCTGAACTGGCTGCCTCCTTTTGCGATGCACTGTACCTTTATTTGCGACGATGAAACCTTGCAGGCACAGGCTCGCCACTACAAACAACGCTTACTTGAGTGGCAGGAGACGCACAATGGATAGCCATACGCTGATACAGGCACTGATTTATCTCGGCGCGGCGGCACTGATTGTCCCTGTGGCGGTTCGACTGGGGCTGGGGTCAGTGCTCGGCTATCTGATTGCCGGGTGCGTGATTGGACCGTGGGGCCTTCGTCTGGTCACTGATGCCGAAGCGATACTGCATTTCGCTGAAATTGGCGTTGTGCTGATGCTGTTTGTTATTGGTCTGGAGCTGGATCCGCAGCGCTTATGGAAATTGCGTGCTTCCGTGTTTGGCGGCGGCGCGCTACAGATGGTGGCGTGTGGCCTGCTGCTGGGCGGTTTCTGCATCCTGCTGGGCATGGACTGGAAAGTAGCAGAGCTTATTGGCATGACGCTGGCGCTCTCCTCGACGGCCATTGCCATGCAGGCCATGAACGAGCGCAATCTGACGGTCTCCCAAATGGGGCGCAGCGCGTTCTCGGTACTGCTGTTTCAGGATATTGCCGCTATTCCGCTGGTGGCGATGATCCCACTGCTGGCGGCCAGCGGTTCCTCCACGACGCTGGGTGCGTTCGCGCTGTCGGCATTAAAAGTCGTGGGGGCGCTGGCGCTGGTGGTGGTGCTTGGTCGCTACGTCACCCGTCCACTGCTGCGCTTTGTTGCGCGCTCGGGCCTGCGCGAAGTGTTCAGCGCCGTGGCGTTATTCCTGGTGTTTGGCTTCGGTCTGCTGCTGGAGGAAGCCGGGCTGTCGATGGCGATGGGGGCCTTCCTGGCAGGCGTACTGCTGGCGAGCTCTGAATACCGCCACGCGCTGGAAAGCGATATCGAGCCGTTTAAAGGCTTGCTGCTGGGGCTGTTTTTCATCGGCGTCGGGATGTCCGTCGACTTCGGCACGTTGGCCACGCATCCGCTGCGGATTGTTATCCTGCTGGTGGGTTTCCTGGTCATTAAAATGGCGGTACTGTGGCTGGTTGCCCGTCCGCTGAAGGTGCCGGGTAAACAGCGTCGCTGGTTTGCCGTGCTGCTGGGGCAGGGGAGTGAATTTGCATTTGTGGTGTTTGGTGCCGCGCAGATGGCGAAAGTGCTCGATCCCGAGTGGGCCAAAGCGCTAACGCTTGCTGTTGCATTATCGATGGCGGCAACGCCGATCCTGCTGGTGCTGCTGACGCGCCTGGAAAAATCGGACAGCGAACAGGGGCGTGAAGCCGATGAGATTGACGAAGAACAGCCTCGGGTGATCGTCGCCGGGTTCGGGCGCTTCGGGCAGATCGTCGGCCGTTTGCTGCTCTCCAGCGGCGTTAAAATGGTCATTCTCGATCACGATCCTGACCACGTAGAAACTCTCCGTAAATTCGATATGAAAGTGTTCTATGGTGATGCTACCCGCGTTGATTTGCTGGAATCCGCCGGGGCTGCGAAAGCCGAGGTGCTGATCAACGCCATTGACGATCCGCAAACCAGTCTGCAGCTGGTTGAGCTGGTCAAAGAGCATTTCCCTGACCTGACGATTATCTCCCGCGCGCGCGATGTGGATCACTACATCCAGCTGCGACAGGCTGGCGTCGTAGCGCCGGAGCGTGAAACCTTCGAAGGTGCGCTTAAATCTGGTCGAATGGCGCTGGAAAGCCTGGGGCTGGGGGCGTATGAGGCGCGTGAGCGTGCCGATCTGTTCCGCCGCTTTAACACCGGGATGGTAGAGGAGATGGTGGAGATGGCGAGCAGCACGGCTTCAGACCGTGCAGCCGTGTTTAAACGCACCAGCGCGATGCTGACGGAAATTATTAACGAGGACCGCAATCACCTGTCGCTTACCCAGCGTCATGGCTGGCAGGGAACGGAAGAAGGCAAGCACACCGGGGATCCTCAGGATGAACCGGAAAGTAAACCGTCCGCGTGAAGTGGAGTTGCCAGCAATATTAAAAAATTTCTGTTTCTTTACCCTGCCGCCAGTCGACGAAAGATTAAGCTTTCCGTATAGTGGCGGCAATTTTTTGCATCCGGGAAATTTTCAATGATCAGTCTGATTGCAGCGCTGGCGGTAGACCGCGTTATCGGCATGGAAAATGCCATGCCGTGGAACCTGCCTGCCGATCTCGCATGGTTTAAACGTACGACGTTAAACAAGCCGGTAGTGATGGGCCGCCTGACCTGGGAGTCGATTGGTCGTCCATTACCGGGCCGTAAGAATATTGTGATCAGTAGCCAGCCAGGCACCGACGTTCGCGTGCAGTGGGTGAAATCTGTTGATGAAGCGATTGCCGCGTGTGGTGATGCTGAAGAGATCATGGTGATCGGCGGCGGACGCGTGTACGAGCAGTTCCTGCCGAAAGCGCAGAAATTGTATCTGACCCACATTGATGCGGAAGTGGAAGGAGATACCCATTTCCCGGATTACGATCCGGACGAGTGGGAATCGGTATTCAGCGAATTCCACGACGCGGATGCACAGAACTCACATAGCTACTGCTTCGAGATTCTGGAACGTCGTTAAGTGATGTCCCCCTCACCCTAACCCTCTCCCCAAAGGGGAGAGGGGACTGTTCAGTGCGGTCTTTTCCCCCTCGCCCCCTTGGGGAGAGGGCCGGGGTGAGGGGCAATTATCAGGAGGCGACAGCCTCACCTTCCCCTAAGTCCATCTGTCGGTTCGACGGCTGTACGAAGTACGTTTTATCTTCCCAGCGTAAGCAGGTTAACTCCCCACCCCAGCAGCATCCGGTATCAAGACCGTAGATCCCCTCCGGCGTCCCTTTACCTTCCAGCGCCGCCCAGTGACCAAACACGACGCTGTACTCGTTTGTTACCGGTCCCGGAATGGCAAACCAGGGTTTGAGCGGTGCAGGCGCGCTTTCCGGCGTCTCTTTGGAGTACATGTCCAGCTGTCCGTTCGGGAAGCAGAAACGCATGCGTGTGAAGGCGTTGGTGATAAAGCGCAGACGAGCCAGACCGCTGAGATCCTCGCTCCAGTGGTTCGGCATATCGCCGTACATGGCATCAAGGAAGAAAGGATACGAGTCGCTGGCCAGCACCGCCTCAACATCGCGCGCGCAGGTTTTTGCCGTCTCGAGATCCCATTGTGGCGTGATCCCGGCATGGGCCATGACCAGCTTTTTCTCTTCATCGACCTGCAGCAGCGGCTGGCGACGCAGCCAGTTAATCAGTTCGTCCGCGTCCGGTGCTTCAAGCAGAGGGGTAATACGATCTTTCGGTTTATTGCGGCTGATCCCAGCGAATACCGCCAGCAGATGCAGATCGTGATTGCCCAGAACCATGCGTACGCTATCGCCCAGTGATTTAACGAAACGTAAAACCTCAAGGGAGCCCGGGCCACGCGCCACTAAATCGCCCGTCAGCCACAGTATGTCCTTTCCTGGCGTAAAGTCGACCTGCTTTAATAATGCGATCAGTTCATCGTAGCAACCGTGAACGTCGCCAATCAGATATGTAGACATGAGATTAATGAATGAATGTTGTAACGGCGAGACGGAATACGGGAATAGCAACGCGGAAGCCATTGCCATCGACATCGACCATTTCATAATGGCCTTGCATGGTACCCATTGGCGTTTCGATCACCGCGCCGCTGGTGTACTGATACTCTTCGCCAGGGGCGATATGCGGTTGTTCACCCACCACGCCTTCGCCCTGGACTTCAATTTCACGACCATTGCCGTTAGTGATAAGCCAGTAGCGCCCGCGCAGCTGCACGGGCATCCGCCCCAGATTGCGGATGGTCACGGTGTAAGCAAAGACAAAACGTTCTTCATCCGGTGAGGACTGCGATTCAACATAGACGCTTTGTACATGGACACATACGCGGGGCGAATCAATCATGGCTTAACTCTCCTTCGGCGGTGCATTTTCGCTGATGTAATTAGCCAGCTTGCAGTACTGCTCTACGGAAATGTTCTCCGCTCGCATTGCCGGGTCGATCCCAAGCTCAGCTAACACCTCAACGGTAAATGAGTTGCTCAGGCTGTTACGAATCGTTTTACGGCGCTGGTTAAAGGCCTCTGTGGTGACGCGGCTCAGCACGCGCAGATCTTTTACCGGGTACGGTTTCGTTTTGTGCGGCACAAGGCGCACAACCGCAGAGTCTACTTTCGGTGGCGGTGTGAACGCTGACGGCGGTACTTCGAGTACCGGGATCACGTTGCAGTAATATTGTGCCATCACGCTTAAACGACCATACGCTTTACTGTTCGGGCCTGCAACCAGACGGTTAACA includes:
- a CDS encoding autotransporter family protein, with translation MSNKIFALNSTTISLGKIFPALLIFTPMMTSAGTIDQSTSVPQDFSTDAEYIINKDVTISSAGPSAAVNATGIHVNSITNLGNISGKGNGLDIDTGAQRLVVDNKSGATISSTTGISVNVVSMQGDIINEGNITGFEKGILIGEASSSVNIKNTSTGFITGKTGLSSEVGIAANNAGTIIGTDGDGVAINGGNTKFTNTGSIHGSHSGINVTGDAKIDINNSGVLGGDDSAIMFASSKNNTLVLDTGSSLTGDVISTLSTGNTLSLEGTGTEDSNFIGLNEGDGFASVTMNGDSWALSGDIDIIGTGDTLQVKSGDLILSGDVKNNGNTLVAESATLELGNGLETATLSGGLTNNGTVVFNQGSDFTFATNMTGSGNVEKHDANTLTLSGNNSYTGDTVLRGGTTLVAAGAKLGVKGSNATVTIDNGATFASAGEVNENIAILNGGTLAAWNAVQGNSTLSVSGVDTINGNVTNGGTLLLSAANNSVGNNFNIVGDYTGSAGSQIVMNSEVGADNAPTDHLSITGSSFGQSDVTINNMGGLGAQTVNGMEIVSVGGSSEAQFMLAKPVVAGAYEYNLYQHADGNWYLESKATPSDDPADDTDDGDKPDDGGNTDGGGNTDDGGNTDDGGNTDDGGNTDDGGNTDNGGNTDDGGNTDNGGNTDNGGSNTPEVMAPEVGAYLGNYLAAQGMFLHKRDDRDQITFRNKDELNTWMYVKGRYHENDAGGDKVSYDTTTTVMQIGSDFMSKPMDNGILRAGGMFGAGQAKTHSDAKHNVRDAQGKVDGFNIGLYATWQEDENLRLGSYVDTWAAYSWYNNKVTSNRNDEDYDSEGFAASLEVGHAWVIQSENERTWKIEPQAQVIYSYLDQENHTDRDGVRVTTLDNDSVFGRLGVKSSYFQQQDVKAWQPYVAVNWLKGAGQNDLAFNDETVSNDTPEDRGQLELGVTGNLNDTTTISLRASGEWGENSYAAYGGHILLNHRW
- the kefF gene encoding glutathione-regulated potassium-efflux system oxidoreductase KefF, which encodes MILIIYAHPYPQHSHANRRMLEQVRTLDNVEIRSLYQLYPDFNIDIAAEQEALSRADLIIWQHPMQWYSTPPLLKLWIDKVFSHGWAYGHNGHALKGKSLMWAVTTGGGESHFDIGSFPGFEVLAQPLQATALYCGLNWLPPFAMHCTFICDDETLQAQARHYKQRLLEWQETHNG
- the kefC gene encoding glutathione-regulated potassium-efflux system protein KefC, with the protein product MDSHTLIQALIYLGAAALIVPVAVRLGLGSVLGYLIAGCVIGPWGLRLVTDAEAILHFAEIGVVLMLFVIGLELDPQRLWKLRASVFGGGALQMVACGLLLGGFCILLGMDWKVAELIGMTLALSSTAIAMQAMNERNLTVSQMGRSAFSVLLFQDIAAIPLVAMIPLLAASGSSTTLGAFALSALKVVGALALVVVLGRYVTRPLLRFVARSGLREVFSAVALFLVFGFGLLLEEAGLSMAMGAFLAGVLLASSEYRHALESDIEPFKGLLLGLFFIGVGMSVDFGTLATHPLRIVILLVGFLVIKMAVLWLVARPLKVPGKQRRWFAVLLGQGSEFAFVVFGAAQMAKVLDPEWAKALTLAVALSMAATPILLVLLTRLEKSDSEQGREADEIDEEQPRVIVAGFGRFGQIVGRLLLSSGVKMVILDHDPDHVETLRKFDMKVFYGDATRVDLLESAGAAKAEVLINAIDDPQTSLQLVELVKEHFPDLTIISRARDVDHYIQLRQAGVVAPERETFEGALKSGRMALESLGLGAYEARERADLFRRFNTGMVEEMVEMASSTASDRAAVFKRTSAMLTEIINEDRNHLSLTQRHGWQGTEEGKHTGDPQDEPESKPSA
- the folA gene encoding type 3 dihydrofolate reductase — encoded protein: MISLIAALAVDRVIGMENAMPWNLPADLAWFKRTTLNKPVVMGRLTWESIGRPLPGRKNIVISSQPGTDVRVQWVKSVDEAIAACGDAEEIMVIGGGRVYEQFLPKAQKLYLTHIDAEVEGDTHFPDYDPDEWESVFSEFHDADAQNSHSYCFEILERR
- the apaH gene encoding bis(5'-nucleosyl)-tetraphosphatase (symmetrical) ApaH, coding for MSTYLIGDVHGCYDELIALLKQVDFTPGKDILWLTGDLVARGPGSLEVLRFVKSLGDSVRMVLGNHDLHLLAVFAGISRNKPKDRITPLLEAPDADELINWLRRQPLLQVDEEKKLVMAHAGITPQWDLETAKTCARDVEAVLASDSYPFFLDAMYGDMPNHWSEDLSGLARLRFITNAFTRMRFCFPNGQLDMYSKETPESAPAPLKPWFAIPGPVTNEYSVVFGHWAALEGKGTPEGIYGLDTGCCWGGELTCLRWEDKTYFVQPSNRQMDLGEGEAVAS
- the apaG gene encoding Co2+/Mg2+ efflux protein ApaG — encoded protein: MIDSPRVCVHVQSVYVESQSSPDEERFVFAYTVTIRNLGRMPVQLRGRYWLITNGNGREIEVQGEGVVGEQPHIAPGEEYQYTSGAVIETPMGTMQGHYEMVDVDGNGFRVAIPVFRLAVTTFIH